The nucleotide window GCCGGGGACGGGTTGACCCGCTGCGCTGTTAACTTCTGTACTTTGTTGCTGTGCGCCATCCCACCGGGAAGGTTCTTGGACTTCACCGCAAGCACTCACCAAGAGTAACAATCCCAAGCAGGATGAGAGTAAAATCTGACGCAGACGAGGTAATTTCATCATTTTCTCTTAGTGTTCTGTTTTGAACCGTAGGTAATACCTGCCATTTTACCGGGGATTTCTCATGGATACCGGAGTAGCAGTGGCGATCGGCCCAGAGAGGCCCTTGGAGGAGACCTCACCCAGCAATTGTAGGGTGGGCAATGCCCCGTCCGAACAGCTATGTGGGCAGTGCCCACCCTACAATTGCTCCTGGATACCGGAGTAGCAGTGGCGATCGGCCCAGAGAGGCCCAGAGGTCCCTTGGCAGAATGGGCCAACAGAATCTTAGAGTCACGAAGGCACGATTCAGCATAGGATATTAAAAAGCGGACTTACGGGATTGGCTGTTATGCACCCCAGGCTATGGATGGGTCAACAGTATTGATCTGAACCGATTGGGTACAACCGTAAGTCCCGTTCAAGTCAAGGCCCTCGTACTCCTACGTCGTTGATGGATATTATCGAGTTTTTCCAACATAGTGCCGGGAAGTGGTTTTCCCAACGAACCTGTCAAGATCTCCCTGCGGTCAAATCTGTAGCAGGCACAACTGACCTTTGGCTGGATGCCTTGTCATCGGAGGACCCAGAGGCGATCGCCCTTTGTCAAGAGCATGGCATTGATCCGGCAGAGGCATTAGGTGGCGTGCGGATTCGATGGGAAAATAAACCCAGCGACTCTGAACCGAAACAATCGGGTTCAACTCTTTTAGTGGCGATCGGCAATGGTTCTCAACCGAATGAAGGCCAATTGCTTCGCAAATCCCCGACTTCTGAGCCATTACCAACTCAGAGTCGTTACATTATTGGCAGTGATGATGTAGTGACGTTCATTGCGGAATCTGACAATCTTTATACAGAAGAACGGATCTGGTTTGCCAGTGATAATTTGCGCCTAAGAACTCATGTTGTTAAGCGATCGGATGGATTTAGTCTAGCTTCTTTCTACAGTGAAATTCGCATGGGCGGAAAACCCAAGGAAGCTTAAATCTATCCACCTGTCAATCATTTACGCTGAAGTCGTTCCTTAATTGTTCGTAGTAACGACTTCAGTCGTTCTTAACTGTTCGTAGTAACGACTTCAGTCGTTCCTTAATTGTTCGTAGTAACGACTTCAGTCGTTCTTAACTGTTCGTAGTAACGACTTCAGTCGTTCTCTTCTCTTATGTTCAACGTCCAGACTTCAGTGGTTCCTTAGCCCTATCATCAATCACTTTAAAGGGATAAGCATTAGAATAATTGATGAAAACTCCCTCGATTATTTTTGCCGACAAGGGTTGCATTGGGTTTGGAATACTGGGTGATTGAATTACGAACATCGGGAAATAACGACTGAAGTCGTTACTACAAACGGGGAAATAACGACTGAAGTCGTTACTACAAACGGGGAAATAACGACTGAAGTCGTTACTACAAACGGGAAAATAGAGTGGGGTCCCTCTGAACCAAGCCATTTAAAATCCTGAAAGGGGATTGCAGAATTCTGAGAAATACTCTACACTTTCGTGAATACCACCCAAAAGGAAGGCAAAGTGACTACATAGCAGGGATTTGGGAAAGTGCAACCGCCCAAAGAAAACCGGCAAATGCACAGCAAAGCGGGCGGCGGCAGCACAGAAGTATGAGAAAATGAAAGAAGGGGAAAGGCCCGAATTTCATGTTTTTAGATGAGGTTGCCGGGAATAGGCCCCTCTATCCCGACTGGGATAAGTCAATCGTTGAAGCAAATAGGCTTTGCAATCGATATAACTGGGAGCCCATTGGGTAGGGTAAATCTCCTTTGTCGAGCAGATAAGTAGCGGATGTTTCTTGTCCGCCTAAAATAATAGGGTAGTCGGCGTCAGTAGCAGTTCTCAGGGCAACTCTTCCGGGTAAATTTGAGAGGAAATTCGGTGTAACCCCGTTATTGTCTGGGCTTTAGGGTGGCAATAATCAGATGAATTCCGGCAGCTTTTGCCATTGCACCGAGTCGTTTAATGTTGTTTCCCATGCTAAATGAGAGCAAAACCCAAATTAATCCCCGTCTGGCAAACCGAGGTAAGGGGAGAGATTAAAATCGAAAATGTTGGGTCTCATTTGCAACTATCCGAGTCTCCTTACGCCTGTTCTAACTCTATAGGTAAAGATAAGTAAAGATGCAAGAACTAGAAACCCTTAATAACCAGAGCATTATTCGTCTAACTGAAATTTCTGCTACTGACTTTCCGGTTAGTAATAGCTATAAGTACAAGTGTCGAGTACAGGTAATCTCTCATGAGGGAGAGACTTCCCTGGAAAAGGAGTTGTTTGTCCGAATGCAGCCCAACTGGCTAGTGGACTTAAAGAATCAAGGGGACTGCACGATCGCCATTACCCTTTGCTATCGAGAAGGAGACATTACTCATCCCTGGCAAGATGCAGGAACCGTTACATTTACGACAGAAGATTGTCTAAAAGGTGAACGTAATGCTGATTTGGAATTTCCCATCACCACCTGGGAACAAGCCCCGGAGTTAAAACTGAAAGCCCGTCTAACCCAAAGCAGCAGTGAAACCATTAGCAACACCATTACAGTATTTAGCAAACAAAATAGTTCTCGTCGGCGAACTCAAGGTACAGCAGAAAAAGCAGAATTTGAGCTTCCTCAACCCACAATACTGACACCGCCAGAAGAAGTCATTGTCAAAGATGTATGGAACAAATTGCGCGCTTGGAAAGAACTCCAAATGGAGAAATTTTTCAAGCGCTTACTGCTAGAAGAACCAGAATTAGAGTATTTATTTGGTGAAGCCATTGACAGTATGAGCGACTTTTTTTATGAGTTGTTCGACTGTGCCATTCACCAACTGCAACCCGAAACTCAAATTATCCTGGCAGAACCCTTAACAGGTGTGCCACCAGAACAGGAACATGGTTTTAAAACCGTAGCAGAATATGGAAGTTTCTTTGCTGATACGGGAATGCGTCCTCAACATTGGTTAAAGGCGCGACAGGTGTGGATGTGGATGCTACCCTCAACGGCTTATTTAGAAGAATATGACCGCGAAGATTTGAGCAAAAGTGAGAATTCTGCCCTCTACAAGTTCTTCACTACCCATATAATTTTGCCGATGGTAGAGGCGATCCATCACTATGAAGCTGCATTACCACCGGAAACACTCAAAGAAATGGCAGCTTGCTGGGAGGTGTTTAGCCAGAACAAGCAGCAAATGGGGATGGAATTTTACCAAATTTTATTTGAGAAATATCCATTTGTATTGCCGATTTTTGGGCGGGCAGATATGGATTATCTATCCCTACATTTATTCCAAGCTTTAGAATTTCTAGTGCGCTGTCTGAAGACGGGTAGCAGTGATGAGATGTTGCAGGAACTGCGGTTTTTGGGGCAAGTTCACAGCTTTGCAGATGTGCCTAGCTGTGCCTATTCTGCGATCTCTGATACCCTATTTATCTTGTTTGACCGATATTTACCTAATTTCACCCCAGAACTACGGCAGGGGTGGCAGATATTGCTCGATCGCGTAGTGAACGTGGTTAAGATGCCTATGATCAATCAAGAACGGCTGCTGAAAAAAGCCAAACAGTTCCTAAATGTGATTGCATCGGAACAGGCATGGGAAGCAGAAGATAAGGAAAGACGGTGGAAAGAAATTAAAGAGGAAGTCAAAGCCACCGGCACCTATACCCACAGCTATGAAGAACTGGCCTATGGAACTCAAGTAGCATGGCGCAACGCCTCAAAATGTGTAGGACGAATTGCCTGGAATAATATGGTAGTGCGCGATCGCCGCCATGTCACGGATCCCGATGAAATGTTCCGTGAGTGTCAGGAACACGTCAAATTTGCCACCAATGGGGGCAATTTGCAGATCACCATGACCGTATTTCGTCCCAAACAGCCTAAGGAAAGATGGGGCGTGCGCTTTTGGAATTCCCAACTCTATCGCTATGCAGCTTATCAACAGCCCGATGGCAGCATTTTGGGCGATCCCGCCAATCTGGATCTAACCAAGGCCATTATCAAATTAGGGTGGCAACCCCCACAACCCCCCACCGCTTATGACATCCTCCCTGTGGTGATTGAAGTTCCCGGTCAAGCACCAAAAATGTATCATTGGGAACCGGAAGAAGTCCTAGAAGTGCACATTGAACATCCCACAATTCCCGAATTTAAAGCCCTGGGAATGCGTTGGTATGCCATTCCTGCTATTAGTAACTTCTCCGTTCATGTGGGCGGTATCCATTATGGCTGTATGCCCTTCAATGGCTGGTATATGGATACCGAGATTATGCGGGATTTCCTCGATGAGTACCGCTATAACAAAATGGAGGAAATTGCCCAAGTTCTGAAATTAGATACCAGTTCTGAACAAACGTTATGGCGCGATCGCGTAGCCTTGGAACTAAACACGGCTATTCTCTACTCCTTTCAACAAGCAAAGGTGACAATGGTGGATCACCAAACCGCCTCCCGTCAATTTATGACCCATGATTTACGGGAAAAGAAAGCGGGGCGAGAATGTCCAGCCGAATGGGCTTGGGTTGTACCCGCCACCGGGGGCAGTATATGTCCAGTATGGCATCATTCCATGCGAGATTTTTATTTAGAACCGGCCTATCATCATGCCGCGGACCGTTGGGCAGTTGAAGATGGATTGGATCTAGAAAAACTCGCAGTGGTTGCCGATGAGGACGGAAATAAACAAGACCGGATTTTGATTCTTTATGCTTCGGAAACCGGAACAGCAGAAGGTTTTGCCCGTAAGGCCGCCCGTCAACTCAATCGCTACCGTCCCCAGGTCATGGCATTGGATGAATACAACACCAACAATCTGGCCTCAGAAAAGCTGTTATTAGTGGTTACTTCCACCTTTGGTAATGGCGAAATGCCCAGCAAAGGTAAGCGATTTTTACAATGGTTACAACAACAACCCAAGGGTTCGCTTCAAGGCTTAAATTATTCGGTGTTGGGCATTGGGAGCACGGTTTATGAACAATTCTGCGCCGCCGCAATTTCCGTAGATAAGGCATTGGCAAAAGCCGGGGCAAACTGCATTGTACCGATTCACAAAGGGGATGAAATTAAAGGACAGGCCGAAACTTTTAAACAGTGGTTGGGCTTAGTTTCCCGCGTGATGGGTGAAGATGCGACCTCCGGTAATACTGCCACTTCAACCCCTAAACTTGCTGTTACCTTCCTGGAGGAAGCGATACTTCCCCTGTCTGCAAGGGAAGGCGGTATTCCTGTTCCGGTGGTTGCCAATCAAGAACTATTGCAAGAAGTGATTGCGGGTAGTCGTTCCACTCGCTTTATTGCCTTGGATTTGAGTAATACTGACCTCCAGTATGAAACAGGTGATCACGTTGCTGTGCATCCCTGCAATCCCCCCGAGTTGGTACAGCGATTGTGCGATCGCCTCAATCTTAATCCTCATGCTTACTTTACCGCTCAATACGTTACTTCTAGCGGTGAATCTTTAGAAGATCAACCCCCTATTGCCGTTCCTAGCACAGTTCATCAAGTCTTCTCAGAAGACCTGGATCTGGGATTGCGAGCACCCTTTACGGAGTTATTAGCTTACCTGTATTCCACTGTAGAGAACCCCCAGGAAAAATATCGCCTGGAAACCTGGTTAGAAATTTTGCGCCAGGGGGATGAAAACCCCGATAGTATCGCCCTCAAAAAGAACCTCACCGATAACTTTATTAGTGTGGTGGATCTGTTGGAGGAATTTCCTTCGGCCCCCATTGAACTGGGTATCCTGTTGGAATTGTTACCCAAGCAAAAACCTCGGCTGTACTCCATTTCTTCCTGTCCCTTACTCCATCCTCGACAAATTCAAATCACCGTAGGTGTACTGCAAATTAAAACCGATGCAGGTAAAGTACGCCAGGGACTTTGTTCTAACTATCTGGCTGGACTGCAACCGGGTTCCTCGGTGCGGATTGGTGTGATTACTTCGGCTTTCCGTCCTCCTGCTGATTCCCAATCCCCGATCTTGATGGTAGGACCCGGAACGGGAGTTTCTCCTTTAATCGCCTTCCTTCAGCATCGAGAAGCACTGCAAAACCAAGGAGTGCCGTTAGGGGAAGCAAGTCTATATTTCGGATGCCGCAATCACAGTGATTTTATCTATCAGGAACCGTTGCAAACTTGGCAAAATCAAGGGGTTCTCACTGAATTAAATGTGGCTTTTTCTCGGTTGGGTGAGCAGAAGCAATATGTCCAAAACTTGATGGAACAGCAACCGGAAAAAATCTGGAAAATTCTCAGTCATCCCCAGTGTCATTACTATGTTTGTGGTGATGCAAAAATGGCGGATGATGTGTTTGCGGTGATGATGAACATCGCCAAAAAACAAGGCCAACTCACCCATGCAGAAATGGTGGAATTCTTTGACCGGATGAAGCAAGAAAAACGCTTCTTTACCGATGTTTGGGGGGTGCAGTTGCACTTTAAGCAAGCCATCGAAGAGGTACAAAAAAACAACTATTCCAAAGCCGCACTCTGGCTCAATCGCATCAAAGATTCCGTAGATGCTTACAAACCCGAATCAAACCCCATCTTTTACGAAGCTCTCCAGAAGCACTTCCCAGGCGCTCTACCCATGCCCGTTTATATGCAAATCACCTATGAAACGTTGGGTGATTACGGTTTTGAAAACAAAAATACAATGGGCATGACTACCCTCTGTCGGGATGAAATCACTGAACCATTTTTGACTGAAGTAGTCCGCAAATGGGGAAACTCATTCAATTGCTCTAGCTTGGCAGGGTTTGTGATGATGGGCAAAACGGCGGTAGCTGCTGCTACTGATCATGTGCCCATTGTGGGTGACAAGCGGCGGTTTGCCTTTTATGCCATGCCTCACATTGCCATTTCTAAAGATGGGGAAGTGGGCAAAGTCTACCGTTACGGCATCCAAAAAGTTTCTCATGCTTGTGGTGCATTGGAGGCGATCGCCAAAGAACTGTTATCCGGTAAGCTCATGTTAGAAATGGATATGCAGGATGTCGAACAAACCATCATTCGCCAAAAGATTCTTTCCAACATTCACTATGGAGACAAACCGAATTTAATTGAAATCACCAAATTGGCCTCCCAAATTATCTCTAAAGATATCCAAAGTTTGTTCAGTGTCGTCGATCCATCAATGTTTGAATATGCCGTCATGACAGGTATTCAAATTCACGGACCGATGGATACAAACTGGATTTATCCCCTAGAGTTTTATGTGGTGGGTCAGGATATTGCGGGAGGAAAAGAAGAGATTCCGGTATTTAAGGAAATGCAAACCCAGGAAGATGAAATGATGCTAACTTCTGTAGGTTAGTAGTTGTTAGGAGCATTTGCGGCCTAGAGGATTTTTGTAAAATCCTAACCCTGGAAAGTACCCCATGTAAAAAGGGGGAAGCCAATGGAAAGGGCCCTAATACGGAATCCGGTACTGATAAGTCTATAAAAACAAGCCGGGTCAAGGGGTATTTGTAGGGGCGCAATGCTTGCGCCCTCCCCCGGGCGCAAGCATTGCGCCCCTACAATCCGTTTTTATAGACCTTTAAATACCGGATTTCGTATAAGAGATTTATGCAAGAGGTCGATTAAATTTAAAACCCTTAGAACGCCTGAAGGCGTTACTACGAACCGGGGGAAGAAACGACTGAAGTCGTTACTACGAACGGGGAAATAACGACTGAAGGCGTTACTACGAACGGGATTTAGGGGGGCGGTTGGGGTTGTTTTTGGGAGACGGCTTTGAGCTTGGAGTAGAAATCCGAGGAGGTTTCTTGGGGGGTGAACTGGTGGATGGGACTGTTGTTGCCGATCGCCTCCTCTGTGTCCCCTCGGTGTGACTCCTCGATCGCAATGGAGGACTCCGAGGATAACTCTAAATCGGTGAATGTGGGTTTTGGGTTACGGATGGGTTGCAGTTGAGGGCGATCGAGCCAGAGGTCCCCGAGTAAATCATCGGAGTTGGGTGCGATCGCCTCGGGGATCTCTGTCGTTTCCCTCTCTTTTGTCCCTGAATTGAGGGTCTGGGAGGGTGAGGCGGATCGGGTTTGGGACTCTCCTGGCTCAAGGGATAACGGTTCGGGTTCCTGATCACTTGCAGGCGCGGGGATGGGCACTTCGGAGTCCACTAAGGCAGAATTCTCCGGGTCCGTGGCGATCGCCACAGTTTCCAATGCCGCACTCTCCGGCAGAGGCTGGCGAAATGTTGGCCGTTCCAAGTGCCGGACGTCTGAACTGGGAATTGCTCTGGGGAATACCCCCGTTTGGGATAATTCTGTCAACCCCTCTGGTGATGCCATTTTCTCCGTTGTGTCCGCGCTCCCTTTCCAACCTTTCGGCAGTTGACTACTCACTAACCGTTCAAATTCATGATTGAAATGATAGAGGGCCTGATTTCGGCGTTTCCAACAGGCTAAAATGTGGGTCACGGACAGGGCTTTATACCGTCCTTGATATAACGCCTCAATGGTTGCTAAACGCACCCAAGCGGACGGATAGTCTAGGAGCCACTGGGCAATCAATTCCTCAGTGCTGTAGCCGCCGAGATCGAAACTATAGTGAGTCAGCAGTGCCGCTGCACTCTCCAATGCAGTATCCTGGGCCGCTTTGTTCATGTTGGATTGCCTACCGGGTATCCCCAATCTTCTCTATCATGCGCGAGTTTGACCACGGGTGATTGTCTCTCAATCCTACATCTGCGATCGCCCCTAGCAACAGCTTTGGATGTCCGAATCCCGGAAATCCTCCTCTTGCTCTCCCCAAAGGATTCTGTTGGGAAATCCCTGGGGTGACTTCTCCCTGAGATGCCCTCAAGGGCAGGCAACGACGGTGCGATCGCGTCCCTCTTTTTTGGCCCGATACAGGGCTGCATCTGCCGCTTTAACCAAGTCGTCACCGTCAGTCCCGCAATCGGGACAAGCTGAGACGCCCATCGAGATTGTAATCTGATCCAGAACTTGACCGCGATGAGTGATTTTCAACTCCTTGATCCCTTGGCGCAGGGCCTCGGCTCGACGGGCGGCATCTTCTAAATCTGCATCGGGGAAAATCAGGGTCAACTCCTCCCCCCCATAGCGACAGGCAATGTCTGAGGTGCGGACATTAGTTTGCAAAAAGGTTCCGAGTTCTCGCAAGACTGCATCTCCAGCATCATGACCGAAGGTATCATTAAATTGCTTAAATCGATCCACATCAATCATCACAATTGCCAGCGATCGCTTGGTTCGCAAGGCCCGATGAATCTCCCGATTCAACGATTCTTCCAAATACCGCCGGTTAAATAACCCGGTCAAGGGGTCGCGAATGCTCTGCTGGTGCAGGGTTTCGCGCAGTTTTAAGTTAGCTAGGGCCAAAGACACCTGTTCGGAAACGGTCCGCGCTAATTGGCGCTTCCCTGGGGTCAAATATCGCTCGTCTTCACTGGCTAAGTAGAGCATTCCCAAGGTTTCTCCTTGGGCAATCATCTGCACGCATAGGGACTGGGCGGGGTTTTTATTCGAGTGAATATGTTTACAGGCTAATCCGGCATTGGTGCGATCGATCCAATGCAGGCGACCTCTACGCAATGCCCAACAGTCACTCGGCGAAAAGAAGGTATGGGTGGGCAGATCATCCCCCCACTTTGCCATCGCCTCGACCAAATTTTTGGACTGATTGATCATGAATATGGCACCGGAGGTCCCCGGGAATAACGGTTGCAGCAGTGTGTCCAGGGCTTTGTAGGCTTCGTCTACGCTCAAGCAGGCTTGTAAAAATTCGTTCATCTGCCCCAGCATATCCATCTCTTGGTTCCGCAGTTCCAGTTCGCTGACCCATCCTTTGAGGGTGAAATTGGCTTGTTGCAACTCTTCTTCCGCGCGTTTACGAGAGGTGATATCCGTGGCGGTCCCCAGAATTTGATTGGGTAAGCCTTCGGCATTTCTGGAAAAGACCATATCTCGGCTGATAAACCACCGCCAGCGATCGTGGGCGTCTCTGAGCCGATATTCCATTTCTAGAATTTCTTCCTCTTTGAGGAGGATGCGTTGTTGGAAATGTTCCGTAACCTGGGCTACATCGTCAGGATGCAAAATTTCTTGAAAAATGTTTTCTCCCATTTCCTCAATTTGTTCTGGGGTATAGTCTAAAATTTCCCCAATGGACCGATTTTTATAGACATCTTTTTCTTGTAAAAGGTCATAAATATAGAGAATATTCGGAGTAGTTTCGGCGATTCTTTGGATAAATCTTTGACTAGAGAGCAGGTCCATTTCGGCCTGCTTGCGCTCTTGAATTTCCCGTTGCAATTGGTCATTTGCTGCTTTTAATTCGGCAGTGCGCTCTTGCACTTTGATTTCTAATTCATCTTTGGATTTTTGTAATTCGGCTTCGGCGCGGGTGGCGCGAGCGAGTTCAGTTTGGGCTTGTTGAAATAGAGTGGATTGATTGATGGCGATCGCCACTTGGGTTGCCAACTTTTCTAAGAAATCAATTTCTGAGGGGGTCCATTTTCTGCGATCGAGACAGTGATGGGCAATCAACAATCCCCATAAATCTTCCCCTTGCAAAATTGGCACCACTAAGTTCGCCCGAACCTGAAACCCTTCTAAAAACTCAATATGGCAAGGGTTTAAGTTGGCGTTGTAAATATCATCGATCGCCCGGGTTTGACCTTGTTGATACCAGCTCAGTGCCGTTTCCTTAAAGCAATTATCTTGAAGGGTTTGCCCCAAAATTGACAGGTGTTTATCCCGCACCGATTCAACTTCTACCTTTCCACTCCAATCGGGTTCAAATTCATAAATAATCACCCGATCCGTTTTTAAAAGCTGTCTGACTTGGGATACCGTCGTATTCAGAATCTCATGCAGATTCAACGATTCCCGAATTCTCAGGGCAATTTTATTCAGCAGCCGTTCCCGGGATGCCTGTTCATGCAGCTTATTCGTGCGAAGGTTAACTTCTCTTTCCAGTTGAATATTGCGACTGTGCAGCAATTCAACTTTTTCCGCTTGGAGTTTCCACACTTTTTGTTCTAATCCCTGAATTACCCCATAGAGTTGACTGGGGTCAAGGGTTTGCATTAAAATTCCCTGGGTGATAATCCCCAGTAGTTCCCCTTGATTGCCACAAATAATCAAGCGTTCGACCTGTCGTCGCAGCATTTGTTGATGAGCAGTCCAAACGGATTCCTGATGGTTTAAACACAACAGGGGTTCGCTCATCACATCTCCCACTTGGATCTTCTCTAGGTCGAGTTCTAACGCCATAAAATGCAAAATATCTCGTTCCGTAATCACCCCCACCGGCAAGGAAAATGATGGGGAATTCGGGTCCTCTTGCTCTGGGGCCGGTTCTCTATTTTCGGTGACAATAATCGCGGCGAGTCGATACTCAGACATCAAATGAGCCGCTTGGAAAACGGAGGTGGTGGGTGGCACATGAATTAGATCGGTTGCCATCACTTCTTCCACTCGTTTTCCCTTGAGTAAATCCGCCGGTTTTAGCACTTTACGAATGCTATCTAGGGTGACGATTCCTCGGACATTTCCCCCGTCGTTCAAGAGGGGAAGATGCCGAATTTTATGGCTCCTAAATATCTTTAAAACACTAAAAATATCACTAAAATCTGATTCTTTAATGGTAACAATATTTTGAGTCATTACATCCCGAACGGTGGTGTATTTTAACTCGGCTTTTTCAGCGCCTAGTCTGACAAAATCCCATTCAGTTAATAGGCCCACCAGTTGCTCATTTTCAATGACCAACAAACAGATGGGCCCGACGTCTTCTCGGGTTTTGGAGTCTACCCAAGGTGCGGGGGGCAAGGGACAGGCTGTTTTTTCTGGCAGCATCAACCCGAGGGCCTGGTCTAAGGGGGTCTCTGGAGAAACAGTTACTACTTTTCTCTCAATAGCCGTTTCGGGGGATAAAGAGGAAATGGGTAAATCTTTAAGCTCCATAGCAATTTGTTTTAAAGTAGAC belongs to Laspinema palackyanum D2c and includes:
- a CDS encoding phycobiliprotein lyase, with the translated sequence MDIIEFFQHSAGKWFSQRTCQDLPAVKSVAGTTDLWLDALSSEDPEAIALCQEHGIDPAEALGGVRIRWENKPSDSEPKQSGSTLLVAIGNGSQPNEGQLLRKSPTSEPLPTQSRYIIGSDDVVTFIAESDNLYTEERIWFASDNLRLRTHVVKRSDGFSLASFYSEIRMGGKPKEA
- a CDS encoding HHL1-like protein, with translation MGKCNRPKKTGKCTAKRAAAAQKYEKMKEGERPEFHVFR
- a CDS encoding nitric oxide synthase oxygenase, which encodes MQELETLNNQSIIRLTEISATDFPVSNSYKYKCRVQVISHEGETSLEKELFVRMQPNWLVDLKNQGDCTIAITLCYREGDITHPWQDAGTVTFTTEDCLKGERNADLEFPITTWEQAPELKLKARLTQSSSETISNTITVFSKQNSSRRRTQGTAEKAEFELPQPTILTPPEEVIVKDVWNKLRAWKELQMEKFFKRLLLEEPELEYLFGEAIDSMSDFFYELFDCAIHQLQPETQIILAEPLTGVPPEQEHGFKTVAEYGSFFADTGMRPQHWLKARQVWMWMLPSTAYLEEYDREDLSKSENSALYKFFTTHIILPMVEAIHHYEAALPPETLKEMAACWEVFSQNKQQMGMEFYQILFEKYPFVLPIFGRADMDYLSLHLFQALEFLVRCLKTGSSDEMLQELRFLGQVHSFADVPSCAYSAISDTLFILFDRYLPNFTPELRQGWQILLDRVVNVVKMPMINQERLLKKAKQFLNVIASEQAWEAEDKERRWKEIKEEVKATGTYTHSYEELAYGTQVAWRNASKCVGRIAWNNMVVRDRRHVTDPDEMFRECQEHVKFATNGGNLQITMTVFRPKQPKERWGVRFWNSQLYRYAAYQQPDGSILGDPANLDLTKAIIKLGWQPPQPPTAYDILPVVIEVPGQAPKMYHWEPEEVLEVHIEHPTIPEFKALGMRWYAIPAISNFSVHVGGIHYGCMPFNGWYMDTEIMRDFLDEYRYNKMEEIAQVLKLDTSSEQTLWRDRVALELNTAILYSFQQAKVTMVDHQTASRQFMTHDLREKKAGRECPAEWAWVVPATGGSICPVWHHSMRDFYLEPAYHHAADRWAVEDGLDLEKLAVVADEDGNKQDRILILYASETGTAEGFARKAARQLNRYRPQVMALDEYNTNNLASEKLLLVVTSTFGNGEMPSKGKRFLQWLQQQPKGSLQGLNYSVLGIGSTVYEQFCAAAISVDKALAKAGANCIVPIHKGDEIKGQAETFKQWLGLVSRVMGEDATSGNTATSTPKLAVTFLEEAILPLSAREGGIPVPVVANQELLQEVIAGSRSTRFIALDLSNTDLQYETGDHVAVHPCNPPELVQRLCDRLNLNPHAYFTAQYVTSSGESLEDQPPIAVPSTVHQVFSEDLDLGLRAPFTELLAYLYSTVENPQEKYRLETWLEILRQGDENPDSIALKKNLTDNFISVVDLLEEFPSAPIELGILLELLPKQKPRLYSISSCPLLHPRQIQITVGVLQIKTDAGKVRQGLCSNYLAGLQPGSSVRIGVITSAFRPPADSQSPILMVGPGTGVSPLIAFLQHREALQNQGVPLGEASLYFGCRNHSDFIYQEPLQTWQNQGVLTELNVAFSRLGEQKQYVQNLMEQQPEKIWKILSHPQCHYYVCGDAKMADDVFAVMMNIAKKQGQLTHAEMVEFFDRMKQEKRFFTDVWGVQLHFKQAIEEVQKNNYSKAALWLNRIKDSVDAYKPESNPIFYEALQKHFPGALPMPVYMQITYETLGDYGFENKNTMGMTTLCRDEITEPFLTEVVRKWGNSFNCSSLAGFVMMGKTAVAAATDHVPIVGDKRRFAFYAMPHIAISKDGEVGKVYRYGIQKVSHACGALEAIAKELLSGKLMLEMDMQDVEQTIIRQKILSNIHYGDKPNLIEITKLASQIISKDIQSLFSVVDPSMFEYAVMTGIQIHGPMDTNWIYPLEFYVVGQDIAGGKEEIPVFKEMQTQEDEMMLTSVG
- a CDS encoding diguanylate cyclase, yielding MSTLKQIAMELKDLPISSLSPETAIERKVVTVSPETPLDQALGLMLPEKTACPLPPAPWVDSKTREDVGPICLLVIENEQLVGLLTEWDFVRLGAEKAELKYTTVRDVMTQNIVTIKESDFSDIFSVLKIFRSHKIRHLPLLNDGGNVRGIVTLDSIRKVLKPADLLKGKRVEEVMATDLIHVPPTTSVFQAAHLMSEYRLAAIIVTENREPAPEQEDPNSPSFSLPVGVITERDILHFMALELDLEKIQVGDVMSEPLLCLNHQESVWTAHQQMLRRQVERLIICGNQGELLGIITQGILMQTLDPSQLYGVIQGLEQKVWKLQAEKVELLHSRNIQLEREVNLRTNKLHEQASRERLLNKIALRIRESLNLHEILNTTVSQVRQLLKTDRVIIYEFEPDWSGKVEVESVRDKHLSILGQTLQDNCFKETALSWYQQGQTRAIDDIYNANLNPCHIEFLEGFQVRANLVVPILQGEDLWGLLIAHHCLDRRKWTPSEIDFLEKLATQVAIAINQSTLFQQAQTELARATRAEAELQKSKDELEIKVQERTAELKAANDQLQREIQERKQAEMDLLSSQRFIQRIAETTPNILYIYDLLQEKDVYKNRSIGEILDYTPEQIEEMGENIFQEILHPDDVAQVTEHFQQRILLKEEEILEMEYRLRDAHDRWRWFISRDMVFSRNAEGLPNQILGTATDITSRKRAEEELQQANFTLKGWVSELELRNQEMDMLGQMNEFLQACLSVDEAYKALDTLLQPLFPGTSGAIFMINQSKNLVEAMAKWGDDLPTHTFFSPSDCWALRRGRLHWIDRTNAGLACKHIHSNKNPAQSLCVQMIAQGETLGMLYLASEDERYLTPGKRQLARTVSEQVSLALANLKLRETLHQQSIRDPLTGLFNRRYLEESLNREIHRALRTKRSLAIVMIDVDRFKQFNDTFGHDAGDAVLRELGTFLQTNVRTSDIACRYGGEELTLIFPDADLEDAARRAEALRQGIKELKITHRGQVLDQITISMGVSACPDCGTDGDDLVKAADAALYRAKKEGRDRTVVACP